In the genome of Bradyrhizobium arachidis, one region contains:
- a CDS encoding enoyl-CoA hydratase/isomerase family protein — translation MPSPYTFADPRLAKLDGFKVEIDEAHERADIILGRPPYNVVAMPQRDQLRLTFETLDEDPRVRVIVVRGEGEHFSSGGNIGGFMEASPEHVSKLAWNIAAPARCAKPVIVANRGYCFGVGFELSLACDFRIASETTQYALPEQKLGQIPGSGGSARLQKMVGITRTKDIVMRSKRISAKQAYEWGIATECVPDAELEKATDKLVDELRTFSPLAQRTAKKLLNDTEDSTLAIAIELEGHCYSRLRQSEDFKEGVEAFNAKRPPKFVGR, via the coding sequence ATGCCGTCACCCTATACATTCGCCGATCCCCGGCTCGCAAAACTCGACGGGTTCAAGGTCGAGATCGACGAGGCGCATGAGCGCGCGGACATCATCTTGGGGAGGCCGCCCTACAACGTCGTGGCGATGCCGCAGCGCGACCAGCTGCGGCTGACCTTCGAGACGCTGGACGAGGATCCGCGCGTGCGCGTGATCGTGGTGCGTGGCGAGGGCGAGCATTTCTCCAGCGGCGGCAATATCGGCGGCTTCATGGAGGCGAGCCCCGAGCACGTCTCCAAGCTCGCCTGGAACATCGCCGCGCCCGCGCGCTGCGCCAAGCCCGTGATCGTCGCCAACCGCGGCTATTGCTTCGGTGTCGGCTTCGAGCTGTCGCTCGCCTGCGACTTCCGCATCGCCTCCGAGACCACGCAATACGCGCTGCCGGAGCAGAAGCTCGGCCAGATCCCGGGCTCGGGCGGCTCGGCGCGCCTGCAGAAGATGGTCGGCATCACGCGCACCAAGGACATCGTGATGCGCTCCAAGCGCATCTCGGCCAAACAGGCCTATGAGTGGGGTATCGCCACCGAATGCGTGCCGGATGCCGAGCTGGAGAAGGCGACCGACAAGCTGGTCGACGAGCTCCGCACCTTCTCGCCGCTGGCGCAGCGCACCGCCAAGAAGCTCCTCAACGACACCGAGGATTCGACGCTCGCCATCGCGATCGAGCTGGAGGGGCATTGCTACAGCCGCCTACGTCAGTCCGAAGACTTCAAGGAAGGCGTCGAGGCCTTCAACGCCAAGCGTCCGCCGAAATTCGTCGGCCGCTGA
- a CDS encoding MFS transporter, translating to MAEMDMPVAGAQASADNKQMVNAIIASVLGWALDLFDLFILLYVAPVVGALFFPSSNAALSLAAVYGSFAVTLLMRPLGSAVFGHYADVHGRKQAMLIAIIGVGLSTAAFGLLPTIAQVGVLAPIIFLILRLVQGVFVGGVVASTHTIGTESVPPQWRGAMSGLVGGGGAGIGALLASFIFLITSSVFPGDAFAVWGWRFMFFSGLLSSLLGWFIFRNLEESPYFKELKRQQGNKQAKVSKAPVKDVFSGEYRGVLLVNLLITFGGGAGYYLTSGYLPSFLKVINAVPNQTSSLILMGASVSAFFSAVLVGALSDWIGRKKTFLLIGALAAVLLPLCYLNLAATKDTTQITLLALAIAFIGNAGYAPVLIFLNERFPTALRASGTGLSWNIGFALGGMMPTFVSLVSASPAQIPMSLAYFAVGVFVIYLIGAVVIPETKGNFR from the coding sequence ATGGCTGAGATGGATATGCCGGTCGCGGGTGCGCAAGCATCTGCCGACAACAAGCAGATGGTCAACGCGATCATCGCATCGGTGCTCGGATGGGCGCTGGATCTGTTCGATTTGTTCATTCTGCTCTACGTGGCGCCGGTCGTCGGCGCGCTGTTCTTTCCGTCGAGCAATGCGGCGCTGTCGCTGGCGGCAGTCTATGGCTCGTTTGCCGTGACGCTCTTGATGCGGCCGCTCGGCTCAGCCGTGTTCGGCCATTATGCCGACGTGCACGGCCGCAAGCAGGCCATGCTGATCGCCATCATCGGCGTCGGCCTCAGCACCGCGGCGTTCGGCCTGCTGCCGACCATCGCGCAGGTCGGCGTGCTCGCGCCGATCATCTTCTTGATCTTGCGCCTGGTGCAGGGCGTGTTCGTCGGTGGTGTCGTCGCCTCGACCCACACGATCGGCACCGAGTCCGTGCCGCCGCAATGGCGCGGCGCGATGTCGGGCCTGGTCGGCGGCGGCGGCGCCGGCATCGGCGCGCTGCTCGCGTCCTTCATCTTCCTGATCACGTCCTCGGTCTTCCCCGGCGATGCCTTCGCGGTGTGGGGCTGGCGCTTCATGTTCTTCTCGGGGCTGCTCAGCTCGCTGCTCGGCTGGTTCATCTTCCGCAACCTCGAGGAATCCCCATACTTCAAGGAGCTCAAGCGCCAGCAGGGCAACAAGCAGGCGAAGGTCTCGAAGGCGCCGGTGAAGGACGTGTTCTCCGGCGAATATCGCGGCGTGCTGCTGGTCAATTTGCTCATCACCTTCGGCGGTGGCGCCGGTTACTACCTGACCTCCGGCTACCTGCCGAGCTTCCTGAAGGTGATCAACGCGGTCCCGAACCAGACCTCGTCGCTGATCCTGATGGGCGCGAGCGTGTCGGCGTTCTTCTCCGCGGTGCTGGTCGGCGCGCTCAGCGACTGGATCGGCCGCAAGAAGACGTTCCTGCTGATCGGCGCGCTGGCGGCCGTGCTGCTGCCGCTGTGCTATCTCAATCTCGCCGCCACCAAGGACACGACGCAGATCACGCTTCTTGCGCTCGCGATCGCCTTCATCGGCAATGCCGGCTACGCGCCGGTGCTGATTTTCCTGAACGAGCGCTTCCCGACCGCGCTGCGCGCGAGCGGCACGGGCCTGTCCTGGAACATCGGCTTTGCGCTCGGCGGCATGATGCCGACCTTCGTCTCGCTGGTGAGCGCCAGCCCGGCGCAGATCCCGATGTCGCTGGCTTATTTCGCGGTCGGCGTGTTCGTGATCTATCTGATCGGAGCCGTCGTGATCCCCGAGACCAAAGGCAACTTCCGCTGA
- a CDS encoding GMC family oxidoreductase codes for MDGLHFDDVIVGGGSAGCVLANRLSADARRHVLLIEAGMDTPPEATPAEILDSYPMPLFFGDKYIWPGLSAAAGRNAEGKPVVRAYEQGRVMGGGSSINVQSANRGLPRDYDEWHDLGARGWGWTDVLPYFLKLETDLDFDGPLHGRGGPIPIRRIAREAMPAFGRAAGEALSATGLPFRKDQNAEFDDGIFPPAFSNRNDRRVSTAAGYLDAATRARPNLTIWAGSEVEQLQLDGRRARSVVVARGGQKLTVSAGRVILTAGALQSPAILMRAGIGPGAALQALGIPVAIDLPGVGGNLRDHPALTFCQYLPRRLRLPLARRRPNFTAMRFSSGQPACDPSDMYITASARGGWHALGTRLGLYFLWCNRPYSSGSLTLASQDPKAYPVVDFNLLSDERDVERLVAAVRLLARLVVHPQLNPEAGDFFPASYSPRIKRLSRYGTANRIVASILGPMLDVPAGLRQLLIRLVLLNGTAFQATLADERALEAFVRQSVFGVWHPVGTCCMGDPADRMAVVDPRGRVIGSENVYVADASIMPRLPTANTNIPVIMAAEKISDALLRHH; via the coding sequence ATGGATGGACTGCATTTCGACGATGTGATCGTTGGCGGCGGGTCGGCGGGCTGCGTGCTCGCCAATCGGCTTTCCGCCGACGCACGCCGCCACGTGCTGCTGATCGAAGCCGGAATGGACACGCCGCCCGAGGCGACGCCTGCAGAGATCCTCGACAGCTATCCGATGCCGCTGTTCTTCGGCGACAAGTACATCTGGCCCGGCCTGTCGGCGGCCGCGGGCCGTAACGCCGAGGGCAAGCCGGTCGTCCGTGCCTATGAGCAGGGGCGGGTGATGGGCGGCGGCTCCAGCATCAACGTGCAGTCGGCCAATCGCGGCCTGCCGCGCGATTACGACGAATGGCACGATCTCGGTGCACGCGGCTGGGGCTGGACCGATGTGCTGCCATATTTCCTCAAGCTCGAGACCGATCTGGATTTCGACGGCCCGCTGCATGGCAGAGGCGGCCCGATTCCGATCCGCCGCATCGCGCGCGAGGCCATGCCGGCGTTTGGCCGCGCGGCGGGCGAGGCGCTGTCGGCGACCGGCCTGCCGTTTCGCAAGGACCAGAACGCCGAGTTCGATGACGGCATTTTCCCGCCGGCGTTCTCGAACCGCAACGACCGCCGCGTCTCCACGGCCGCCGGCTATCTCGATGCGGCAACGCGGGCGCGGCCGAACCTGACCATTTGGGCCGGCAGCGAGGTCGAGCAGCTCCAGCTCGATGGCCGCCGCGCGAGGAGTGTGGTGGTCGCGCGTGGTGGGCAAAAGCTCACCGTCAGTGCCGGCCGCGTGATCCTCACCGCAGGCGCGCTGCAATCGCCGGCGATCCTGATGCGGGCGGGCATCGGCCCGGGGGCCGCGCTGCAGGCGCTCGGCATTCCCGTCGCCATCGACCTTCCCGGCGTCGGCGGCAATCTGCGCGATCATCCCGCGCTGACCTTCTGCCAATATTTGCCGCGGCGGTTGCGGCTGCCGCTAGCCCGGCGCCGCCCCAATTTCACGGCCATGCGGTTCTCGTCGGGACAGCCGGCCTGCGATCCCTCCGACATGTACATCACGGCCTCTGCCCGCGGTGGCTGGCATGCGCTGGGCACACGGCTCGGCCTCTATTTCCTCTGGTGCAACCGGCCGTATTCGAGCGGCTCGCTCACGCTGGCGAGCCAGGATCCGAAGGCCTATCCGGTCGTCGATTTCAATCTGCTGTCCGACGAGCGTGATGTTGAGCGGCTCGTCGCAGCCGTCCGGCTGCTGGCAAGGCTCGTGGTGCATCCGCAGCTCAATCCTGAGGCCGGCGATTTCTTTCCCGCCTCCTATTCCCCGCGCATCAAGCGCCTCAGCCGTTACGGCACCGCCAACCGCATCGTCGCCTCCATCCTCGGTCCGATGCTCGACGTGCCCGCAGGCTTGCGGCAACTCCTGATCCGGCTGGTGCTGCTCAACGGCACGGCCTTCCAGGCGACGCTCGCGGACGAGCGCGCGCTCGAAGCCTTCGTGCGGCAGAGCGTGTTCGGCGTCTGGCATCCCGTAGGGACCTGCTGCATGGGCGACCCCGCCGACAGGATGGCGGTGGTCGATCCCAGGGGCCGGGTGATCGGCAGCGAGAACGTCTATGTCGCAGACGCCTCGATCATGCCGCGACTGCCGACGGCCAATACCAACATCCCCGTGATCATGGCCGCCGAGAAGATCAGCGATGCGTTGCTGCGGCATCATTGA
- a CDS encoding NAD-dependent succinate-semialdehyde dehydrogenase has protein sequence MEATRMYPKVQMFIAGEWTDGTSGKSEDILNPATGQPIGKTPHASKADLDRALEAARAGFEVWRKTSPFDRYKLMRKAADIIRSRAAEIAPVMTMEQGKPVVEAQGETMLAGDLIDWFSEEARRAYGRIVPPRMGNVSQLVTKEPVGPVAAFTPWNFPINQAVRKISAALAAGCSIIVKGPEETPASCMELVRAYADAGIPPGVVQLVFGVPSEVSEYLIPHPIIRKISFTGSTAVGKHLAALAGLHMKRVTMELGGHAPAIVFADADLDNAAKILSANKFRNAGQVCVSPTRFLVHESVYQPFVDKFVAAAKSLKVGNGLDKDTRMGPLANPRRVDAMEGLVSDAVQRGAKVQAGGKRIGNEGFFFEPTVITDVPRDARIMNEEPFGPLAPITSFRSYDEVVAEANRLPYGLAAYAYTTSTKTMQAIGSDIESGMVSINHHGLALPEVPFGGIKDSGYGSEGGLEAIEGYLNTKFVTQASA, from the coding sequence ATGGAGGCAACGAGGATGTATCCGAAAGTTCAAATGTTCATCGCCGGCGAGTGGACCGACGGCACGTCCGGCAAGTCGGAGGACATCCTCAATCCCGCCACCGGCCAGCCGATCGGCAAGACCCCGCACGCCTCGAAGGCGGACCTCGACCGCGCGCTGGAGGCCGCCAGGGCCGGCTTCGAGGTCTGGCGCAAGACCTCGCCGTTCGACCGCTACAAGCTGATGCGGAAAGCGGCCGACATCATCCGCTCCCGCGCCGCCGAGATCGCCCCCGTGATGACCATGGAGCAGGGCAAGCCGGTGGTGGAAGCGCAGGGCGAGACCATGCTGGCCGGCGACCTCATCGACTGGTTCTCCGAGGAGGCCCGCCGCGCTTATGGCCGCATCGTGCCGCCGCGGATGGGCAACGTCTCCCAGCTCGTGACCAAGGAGCCGGTCGGCCCGGTCGCGGCGTTCACGCCCTGGAATTTCCCGATCAACCAGGCCGTGCGCAAGATCTCGGCTGCGCTCGCTGCGGGCTGCTCGATCATCGTGAAGGGCCCGGAAGAAACGCCCGCGAGCTGCATGGAGCTGGTGCGCGCCTATGCGGATGCCGGTATTCCGCCCGGCGTCGTTCAGCTGGTGTTCGGCGTTCCGTCAGAAGTGTCGGAATATCTCATCCCGCACCCGATCATCCGCAAGATCAGCTTCACGGGCTCGACCGCGGTCGGCAAGCATCTGGCCGCGCTCGCCGGTCTGCACATGAAGCGCGTCACCATGGAGCTCGGCGGCCATGCGCCGGCGATCGTGTTCGCGGATGCCGATCTCGACAACGCTGCAAAAATCCTCTCGGCCAACAAGTTCCGCAATGCCGGCCAGGTCTGCGTCTCGCCGACGCGCTTCCTGGTGCATGAGAGCGTCTATCAGCCCTTCGTCGACAAGTTCGTCGCAGCCGCCAAGAGCCTCAAGGTCGGCAATGGTCTGGACAAGGACACCCGCATGGGCCCGCTGGCGAACCCGCGCCGCGTCGACGCCATGGAAGGTCTGGTCTCCGACGCCGTCCAGCGCGGCGCCAAGGTGCAGGCCGGCGGCAAGCGCATCGGAAATGAAGGCTTCTTCTTCGAGCCGACCGTGATCACCGACGTGCCGCGCGATGCCCGCATCATGAACGAGGAGCCGTTCGGCCCGCTGGCGCCGATCACGTCGTTCCGCAGCTATGACGAAGTGGTTGCCGAAGCCAACCGTCTGCCTTACGGCCTTGCGGCCTACGCCTACACCACCTCGACCAAGACGATGCAGGCGATCGGCTCTGACATCGAGAGCGGCATGGTCTCGATCAACCATCACGGCCTCGCGCTGCCGGAAGTGCCGTTCGGCGGCATCAAGGATTCCGGCTACGGCTCCGAAGGCGGGCTCGAGGCGATCGAGGGTTACCTCAACACCAAGTTCGTCACGCAGGCGAGCGCGTAA
- a CDS encoding N-carbamoyl-D-amino-acid hydrolase has product MRIVNVAAAQMGPIQKADSREVVVKRMIALMDEASARGADLIVYPELALTTFFPRWYVEDRAEFDSWFERQMPNAATRPLFERAAQHRIAMNFGYAELTPDGHHFNTAILTDKSGKIVGKYRKVHLPGHAEYDANRSHQHLEKRYFEPGDLGFNVWRELGGIIGMAICNDRRWPETYRVMGLQGVEMVLIGYNTPSENAESREEGIEKRMFHNRLSVQAGAYQNATWVVAVAKAGVEDGHALFGGSVIVDPNGEIVAEAKTEGDELLVHRCDLDATTFGKTTIFNFAQHRRIEHYGLITSRTGAVPPPEK; this is encoded by the coding sequence ATGCGTATCGTCAACGTTGCCGCCGCCCAGATGGGCCCGATCCAGAAAGCCGACAGCCGCGAGGTCGTGGTCAAGCGCATGATTGCGCTGATGGATGAGGCCAGCGCCAGAGGCGCCGACCTGATCGTCTATCCTGAGTTGGCGCTGACGACGTTCTTCCCGCGCTGGTACGTCGAGGACCGGGCCGAGTTCGACAGCTGGTTCGAACGCCAAATGCCGAACGCTGCGACGAGGCCGCTGTTCGAGCGTGCGGCGCAGCATCGGATCGCGATGAATTTCGGCTATGCCGAGCTGACGCCCGACGGCCATCACTTCAACACGGCGATCCTGACCGACAAGTCTGGCAAGATCGTCGGCAAATATCGCAAGGTCCATTTGCCGGGCCATGCGGAATACGACGCCAATCGGTCGCACCAGCACCTGGAGAAGCGCTATTTCGAGCCGGGCGATCTCGGTTTCAACGTCTGGCGCGAGCTGGGCGGCATCATTGGCATGGCCATCTGCAACGACCGCCGCTGGCCCGAGACCTATCGCGTCATGGGCTTGCAGGGCGTTGAGATGGTGCTGATCGGCTACAACACGCCGTCGGAGAACGCGGAGAGCCGCGAGGAGGGCATCGAGAAGCGCATGTTTCACAACCGCCTCTCCGTGCAGGCCGGCGCTTATCAGAATGCAACCTGGGTGGTCGCGGTGGCCAAGGCCGGCGTCGAGGACGGTCACGCCTTGTTTGGCGGCAGTGTCATCGTCGATCCCAACGGCGAGATCGTTGCCGAGGCTAAGACCGAAGGCGACGAGCTCCTTGTCCATCGCTGCGATCTCGATGCCACGACTTTTGGCAAGACCACGATCTTCAATTTCGCACAACACCGCCGCATCGAGCATTACGGTCTGATCACCAGCCGGACCGGCGCAGTGCCGCCACCTGAGAAGTGA
- a CDS encoding ABC transporter substrate-binding protein, with translation MDRRTVLKGLAGAGGLALTGLSAPAIAQGAAARTLRFVPQANLANFDPIWGTQYVVRNAAALVWDTLYGIDAQLQPQRQMIESEETTDDGKIWTFKLRPGLKFHDGEPVLAKDVVASLSRWAARDPMGLMIIAIQQELTAVDDRTFKWVLKQPFPKMLYALAKNNAPCSFIMPERIAKTDPFKQITEYVGSGPMKFAKSEWVPGAKSVFEKFTDYVPRQEKASWLAGGKNILVDRVEWIVMPDPATAAAALQNGEVDWWENPIADLVPVLKKNKNISVDIGDPLGNIGSFRMNHLFAPFNDVRARRAVLMALSQEDYMRAIVGDDTALWKPLPGFFTPDTPVYSELGGEILKGKRDFDAAKKLLAESGYSGQPVTCLVAQDQPITKAQGDVTADLLKKLGMNVDFVATDWGTVGSRRAAKTPPGQGGWNMFHSWHAGADCITPAAYTAIRANGDKAWFGWPNSPKTEKEITAWFDAKNLEEEKAAIGQVNKAALEDVVYAPTGFFLTYTAWRKNVSGITKGPLPFFWGVSKSA, from the coding sequence ATGGATCGCAGGACCGTATTGAAGGGACTGGCTGGCGCGGGCGGTCTGGCATTGACGGGCCTTTCGGCCCCGGCAATCGCCCAGGGCGCCGCGGCGCGCACCCTGCGCTTCGTGCCCCAGGCCAATCTCGCCAATTTCGACCCGATCTGGGGCACGCAATATGTCGTGCGCAACGCCGCCGCGCTGGTCTGGGATACGCTCTACGGCATCGACGCGCAGCTGCAGCCGCAGCGCCAGATGATCGAGTCCGAGGAAACCACCGACGACGGCAAGATCTGGACCTTCAAGCTGCGCCCGGGCCTCAAATTCCATGATGGCGAGCCGGTGCTGGCCAAGGACGTCGTCGCCAGCCTGTCACGCTGGGCGGCGCGCGATCCGATGGGCCTGATGATCATCGCGATCCAGCAGGAGCTGACGGCTGTCGACGACCGCACCTTCAAATGGGTCTTGAAGCAGCCCTTCCCGAAAATGCTCTACGCGCTCGCCAAGAACAACGCGCCGTGCTCCTTCATCATGCCGGAGCGCATCGCCAAGACCGATCCGTTCAAGCAGATCACCGAGTATGTCGGCTCCGGGCCGATGAAGTTCGCCAAGAGCGAATGGGTGCCCGGCGCCAAGTCGGTGTTTGAGAAGTTCACCGATTACGTGCCGAGGCAGGAGAAGGCGTCCTGGCTCGCCGGCGGCAAGAACATCTTGGTTGATCGCGTCGAATGGATCGTAATGCCTGATCCGGCCACCGCTGCTGCGGCATTGCAGAACGGCGAGGTCGACTGGTGGGAGAACCCGATCGCGGATCTCGTGCCGGTCCTGAAGAAGAACAAGAACATCAGCGTCGATATCGGCGATCCCCTCGGCAATATCGGCTCGTTCCGCATGAACCATCTGTTCGCGCCGTTCAACGACGTGCGGGCGCGGCGCGCGGTGCTGATGGCGCTGAGTCAGGAAGACTATATGCGCGCCATCGTCGGCGACGACACCGCGCTGTGGAAGCCGCTGCCTGGCTTCTTCACGCCTGACACGCCGGTCTACAGCGAGCTGGGCGGTGAGATCCTCAAGGGCAAACGCGATTTTGACGCCGCCAAGAAGCTGCTCGCCGAGAGCGGCTATTCCGGCCAGCCGGTGACCTGCCTCGTGGCGCAGGACCAGCCGATCACGAAGGCGCAAGGCGACGTCACCGCCGACCTGCTCAAGAAGCTCGGCATGAATGTCGACTTCGTTGCCACCGACTGGGGCACGGTCGGCTCTCGCCGTGCGGCGAAGACGCCGCCGGGACAGGGCGGCTGGAACATGTTCCACAGCTGGCATGCTGGCGCCGATTGCATCACGCCCGCCGCCTACACCGCCATCCGCGCCAACGGCGACAAGGCCTGGTTCGGTTGGCCCAACAGCCCGAAGACCGAGAAGGAGATCACGGCCTGGTTCGACGCCAAGAATCTCGAGGAGGAGAAGGCCGCGATCGGGCAGGTCAACAAGGCGGCGCTCGAGGATGTCGTCTACGCGCCGACCGGCTTCTTCTTGACCTACACGGCCTGGCGCAAGAACGTCTCCGGCATTACCAAGGGGCCGCTGCCGTTCTTCTGGGGCGTGTCGAAGTCCGCATGA